From Streptomyces sp. NBC_01754, a single genomic window includes:
- a CDS encoding DNA cytosine methyltransferase, with product MSGLRFVDVCAGAGGLALGLEQAGFDPVLLLDNKTVACETLRLNRPGWNVLEMDLREFDPAEHPQTYDVDLLSAGPPRLKSNATAARAETDEEKRLLEAAVLLAHGIQPRALLIENVPGLVDADAFEPLRGFVHEELEHLGYGLRWFVLNAADFGVPQDRKQGVLVALKRQYFDTFRPPAPTVEHHVSVGRALRRSMAARGWAGAEEWAAQAESVAPTLVGGSDKRGGADLGPTGTKRAWERMRVNGGALANQVPGSEDGTTGMIKITDAQTALLQSFPPEWCFSGKKTARYRQIGHASPPPVGAALGRAVASALSTDLA from the coding sequence GTGAGCGGGTTGCGATTCGTGGACGTGTGCGCGGGGGCGGGCGGGCTTGCGCTGGGGCTGGAGCAGGCCGGCTTCGATCCGGTCCTACTGCTGGACAACAAAACGGTGGCCTGCGAGACGCTCCGCCTGAACCGGCCGGGGTGGAACGTTCTGGAGATGGATCTGCGGGAGTTCGACCCCGCCGAACATCCGCAGACCTACGACGTCGACCTGTTGTCCGCCGGGCCTCCCCGGCTGAAGTCGAACGCGACGGCGGCGAGAGCGGAGACCGACGAGGAAAAACGACTTCTGGAGGCAGCGGTCCTCCTCGCACACGGAATCCAGCCGCGCGCTCTGCTGATCGAGAACGTTCCCGGCCTGGTCGACGCGGACGCCTTCGAGCCGCTGCGCGGATTCGTCCACGAAGAACTGGAGCACCTCGGGTACGGGTTGAGATGGTTCGTGCTGAACGCGGCCGATTTCGGGGTCCCTCAGGACCGGAAGCAAGGGGTTCTCGTCGCCCTCAAGCGGCAGTATTTCGACACCTTCCGCCCGCCCGCCCCGACGGTCGAACACCATGTCTCCGTCGGTCGCGCACTACGCCGGTCGATGGCCGCTCGCGGTTGGGCCGGCGCGGAGGAGTGGGCCGCCCAGGCCGAGAGTGTCGCTCCGACCCTTGTGGGCGGCTCCGACAAACGCGGTGGCGCCGATCTCGGTCCTACGGGCACGAAAAGGGCCTGGGAGCGCATGCGGGTCAACGGGGGTGCGCTGGCGAACCAGGTCCCCGGCTCGGAGGACGGGACCACAGGCATGATCAAGATCACGGACGCCCAGACCGCCCTGCTGCAGTCCTTTCCTCCCGAATGGTGTTTTTCCGGTAAGAAGACGGCGCGGTACCGGCAGATCGGCCATGCATC
- a CDS encoding very short patch repair endonuclease produces MSPLEPSSPSVSARMSRQARRDTAPEVAVRKLLHASGYRYRLNERVPHMSRRTIDIAFTRAKVAVFLDGCFWHGCPDHATQPKSNAEWWRQKLDKNMARDAETTAHLAAEGWTVLRFWEHQSPSQVAEVVAEAVDRERSARRTGQGGGGS; encoded by the coding sequence ATGAGCCCCCTCGAACCCTCCTCCCCGAGCGTCTCCGCACGGATGAGTCGCCAGGCACGGCGCGACACCGCCCCTGAGGTCGCGGTCCGCAAGCTGTTGCACGCGTCCGGCTACCGCTACCGCCTCAACGAGCGCGTGCCGCACATGTCCCGGCGGACGATCGACATCGCCTTCACGCGGGCCAAGGTCGCGGTGTTCCTGGACGGGTGTTTCTGGCACGGTTGCCCTGATCACGCGACGCAACCGAAGTCGAACGCGGAGTGGTGGCGCCAGAAGCTCGACAAGAACATGGCCCGGGACGCGGAGACGACGGCGCACCTGGCCGCCGAGGGATGGACAGTACTGCGCTTCTGGGAGCATCAGTCCCCGAGCCAGGTCGCCGAGGTCGTGGCGGAGGCCGTCGATAGAGAGAGATCCGCCAGGCGAACAGGACAAGGAGGCGGGGGCTCGTGA